A genomic region of Pseudoalteromonas piscicida contains the following coding sequences:
- a CDS encoding non-ribosomal peptide synthetase, whose product MSVVELLREVKNKGIILYLENGSLAFKAPPGVMDNEIKAQIIAKKSEIVSLLQQQENTGIPTIISRPKRDDKLQPASFAQQRLWFIDSMQKGSAEYNMPVAFEVSGTLDLATLTKVFAAIIERHEILRTVYLSDAGEVQQVIRDMAEIDFSITVENLEHLTGEMLESEVQTIISCDMNTPFNLAQDLMLRVSYIHKAEGSGVLLFNMHHIASDGWSTEILIKEFITLYQAFSEGEQNPLPELPVQYADYSHWQREYVAGEVLDGQLRYWESQLKDIPMIHSLPCDFSRQKSKQTMGKLVHGQLSGKLAKTLLDTAKKLQLTPFMLVHAGFSLLLARHSNSNDIVIGTPIANRTQAELESLIGLFTNTLILRANTEHKSLHEYFDHIRQVHLGAQSNQDVPFEQLVERLNVPRSSEYSPLFQVMLTTSSDFGVNENSNSQTLALPNAELKAYLSDQVQAKFDIELNVSISELGASLDWTFDDGLFETQHIEQLNQHLCSLFEAIGSVNDPKQVAPSSLPMMSEIEINRLVHELNGVEQSYDNEKCIHELFEQQVASSPKQTAVVFADKALTFAELNQKANQVAHCLRAKHEITPDTLIGLCVERSLEMVVCILGILKAGAAYVPLDPSHPNNRLMDIISETEPKVVLTQSELLNKFELSESKMLIVDDLIDGDNSPFIEYPTDNLDKSTIGLTTNHLAYVMYTSGTTGKPKGIMVQHCGLLARKAGWDHIFEIDKTPLTVLQMAGLSVDILLGDIIKALYSNAGKLIVCPYETLISAHELCNLINIHQVTYGDFVPSVVRELGHYLVNNEQKLHGLKFISIGCEAWKVDDLELLNQVVDNSTRIFNLYGQTETVIDASYFDTSKYGIEYLRSGSIPLGTPFPNTALYVLDDNRQLVPNGVTGTLYVAGHGLAKGYFGNSELTAEKFVRNESSDIKEQRLYCTGDLVRRLSDGSLEFVGRVDEQVKIRGFRIELSEIEAQISALSDVDSAVVMAKEVQGSLQIVAYVKPLDLAMVTNTEESSESQFKAALRSVLKEKLPEYMLPTIVMIIESWPLNANGKVDKKALPEPDRASIGQEYVAPKTEVEEHLAKVWSELLNLEVQQISTTANFFELGGHSLLISRLVATLNEQYEISLALKEVFELPTIKGIAALVEASKAAAVKQVETTVSEKKNSIVI is encoded by the coding sequence ATGAGCGTAGTTGAGTTGCTTAGAGAAGTTAAGAATAAGGGCATTATTTTATATCTTGAGAATGGTAGCTTGGCTTTTAAAGCACCGCCAGGAGTGATGGATAATGAAATAAAAGCACAAATTATAGCGAAGAAAAGTGAAATTGTTTCTTTGCTTCAACAACAGGAAAATACAGGTATTCCCACTATCATTAGCCGTCCAAAGCGGGATGATAAGCTTCAACCTGCTTCATTTGCGCAGCAAAGGTTATGGTTTATTGATAGCATGCAAAAAGGATCCGCTGAGTACAACATGCCTGTTGCTTTTGAGGTAAGTGGTACACTTGATCTTGCAACGCTGACCAAAGTATTTGCAGCAATTATTGAGCGTCACGAAATATTGCGCACAGTGTATTTATCAGATGCCGGTGAAGTACAGCAGGTCATTCGTGATATGGCTGAAATTGACTTTAGCATCACTGTGGAGAATCTCGAGCATCTCACGGGTGAGATGCTCGAATCTGAAGTTCAAACTATTATTTCATGTGATATGAATACCCCATTTAATTTAGCGCAAGATTTGATGCTAAGAGTAAGCTATATTCATAAAGCTGAAGGCTCAGGTGTACTGCTATTTAATATGCACCATATTGCATCCGATGGATGGTCGACTGAGATACTTATCAAAGAGTTTATTACATTATACCAAGCGTTCAGTGAGGGGGAGCAAAATCCGTTACCTGAGTTACCAGTGCAATACGCAGACTATAGCCATTGGCAGCGGGAATACGTAGCTGGTGAAGTCTTAGATGGTCAATTACGCTATTGGGAAAGTCAACTCAAAGATATACCGATGATACACAGCTTACCCTGTGACTTTTCTCGCCAAAAAAGCAAACAGACCATGGGCAAGTTGGTACATGGTCAGCTCTCCGGTAAACTTGCTAAAACATTACTAGATACTGCGAAAAAGTTGCAGCTTACTCCATTTATGCTAGTTCACGCTGGATTCTCTCTTCTGTTGGCAAGACACAGTAATAGCAACGATATAGTTATCGGTACGCCAATAGCAAATCGAACTCAGGCAGAATTAGAGTCACTAATTGGGTTGTTTACAAATACATTAATATTACGAGCTAATACAGAGCATAAATCGTTACATGAATACTTTGATCATATTCGCCAAGTGCATTTAGGGGCTCAATCTAACCAAGATGTACCATTTGAGCAACTTGTTGAGCGCTTGAATGTTCCACGTAGCTCAGAGTATAGCCCTTTGTTTCAGGTTATGCTGACAACGAGCAGCGACTTTGGGGTCAATGAGAATTCAAACAGCCAAACGTTAGCATTACCAAATGCAGAGTTGAAAGCATATCTCTCTGATCAAGTACAGGCTAAGTTTGATATTGAGCTCAATGTCAGTATTAGTGAGCTTGGTGCGAGCTTAGATTGGACCTTTGATGACGGATTGTTTGAAACTCAGCATATCGAACAATTAAATCAACACCTGTGTTCATTATTTGAAGCCATAGGCTCTGTTAATGACCCCAAACAGGTGGCACCATCTTCATTACCCATGATGTCGGAAATTGAAATTAATCGTTTAGTTCATGAATTAAATGGCGTCGAACAAAGTTATGATAATGAAAAGTGCATTCATGAGCTTTTCGAACAGCAAGTAGCTAGCTCCCCAAAACAAACTGCAGTGGTGTTTGCAGACAAAGCGCTTACTTTTGCTGAGCTAAACCAGAAAGCAAATCAGGTTGCACACTGCTTAAGGGCTAAGCATGAGATTACGCCAGATACTTTGATCGGCCTGTGTGTTGAGCGTTCATTGGAGATGGTAGTTTGTATTTTAGGGATTCTCAAAGCTGGGGCGGCATACGTTCCGTTAGACCCAAGTCACCCTAATAATCGACTGATGGATATCATCTCAGAAACAGAACCTAAAGTTGTTCTAACACAATCTGAGTTGCTCAATAAGTTTGAATTATCAGAATCAAAGATGTTGATTGTTGATGATTTAATTGATGGAGATAATTCACCATTTATTGAGTATCCGACTGATAACTTAGATAAAAGCACGATTGGATTAACCACAAACCACCTTGCTTATGTAATGTATACCTCCGGGACCACTGGTAAGCCTAAAGGGATCATGGTTCAGCACTGCGGATTACTTGCGAGAAAAGCTGGCTGGGACCATATTTTTGAAATTGATAAGACACCGCTGACTGTTTTACAAATGGCAGGACTATCGGTTGATATTTTACTGGGTGATATAATCAAAGCGCTTTATAGTAATGCTGGAAAGCTCATCGTTTGCCCGTACGAAACGTTAATTTCAGCACATGAACTTTGTAATTTGATAAACATACATCAAGTAACTTATGGTGATTTTGTCCCTAGTGTTGTAAGAGAATTGGGACATTACCTTGTGAATAATGAGCAGAAGTTGCATGGACTTAAGTTCATATCAATAGGCTGTGAAGCGTGGAAAGTTGATGATTTAGAATTACTAAATCAAGTCGTTGATAACAGTACTCGAATTTTCAATTTATATGGTCAAACGGAAACGGTTATTGATGCTAGTTACTTTGATACCAGTAAGTATGGAATTGAATACTTAAGGAGTGGGTCGATCCCATTGGGCACACCATTCCCAAATACTGCACTTTATGTGTTAGATGATAACCGTCAATTGGTACCAAATGGAGTAACTGGTACTTTATATGTTGCGGGCCATGGTTTAGCTAAAGGCTATTTTGGCAACTCTGAACTTACAGCTGAGAAGTTTGTGCGCAATGAAAGTTCAGATATAAAAGAACAGAGACTCTATTGCACAGGCGATCTTGTAAGACGCTTATCCGACGGTAGCTTAGAATTTGTTGGGCGAGTCGATGAGCAAGTTAAAATTAGAGGGTTCAGGATTGAGCTCAGTGAAATTGAAGCACAAATCTCAGCCTTAAGCGATGTAGACTCTGCTGTGGTGATGGCCAAAGAAGTGCAAGGTAGTCTGCAAATCGTCGCTTATGTAAAACCTTTGGATCTAGCAATGGTGACAAACACTGAGGAAAGTTCAGAAAGTCAGTTTAAAGCGGCGTTGAGGAGTGTACTCAAAGAGAAACTACCAGAGTACATGTTACCCACAATCGTTATGATTATAGAAAGCTGGCCATTGAATGCTAATGGAAAGGTCGATAAAAAGGCATTGCCAGAACCTGACCGGGCATCAATCGGACAAGAGTATGTTGCACCAAAAACAGAGGTTGAAGAGCATCTAGCTAAAGTGTGGTCTGAATTGCTTAACCTTGAGGTTCAACAGATTAGCACTACAGCTAATTTCTTTGAGCTGGGTGGGCACTCCTTGCTAATAAGTCGCTTAGTTGCTACACTCAATGAGCAGTATGAGATTAGTCTAGCGCTAAAAGAAGTATTCGAACTGCCTACAATCAAAGGGATTGCAGCACTTGTGGAAGCGTCGAAAGCGGCAGCAGTTAAGCAAGTAGAAACAACGGTGTCGGAAAAGAAAAATTCGATAGTGATATAA
- a CDS encoding non-ribosomal peptide synthetase, which translates to MNKKVLASPIQNAHWIQLNNNMDKSIQLGSISVLHTGSLDIEAISAYLTTLVERLDIIRTAYEVDEFGGLWQNIRDLDPIELVTEDWRGYTDAQIAQRKLENTIIGEKQSSDFTTPWLRLVIAQQSNSYWCCLEMSALNTDSFTLAHLMQLILAAGSECSNDAQTWLQNEVIQYEELAPWLADFLLDEELTEARQFWARDKSVAALVNKCTLQRYKHDGKSEYKFDYINLGDIQGEISRFAEQHQATSAEVVCASLRLALKKFAPKAELARMFDSRSDSDLADAIGPLSRAVPLFPEVADNFNDAIQNELECSEHGVDYAECFAKSHDHESAGFSFIFDSVVNLDLPTLQIEQVKHLTEACKLQFTYIQQESESRLQLTYDSEYVDAQAVTYLLNQIKVALTNHVGIVTQHLDATYQGYGKVVTTSGVTVLDHVNKVVAAGNGSVLELNGKEKTLADVDCAANQLANYLQHQGVGKGDVVALCLVRSVDFVIAMLATMKAGATYVPIDIDLPHQRITDMLKDAQASTVISVGEYEVTGCKNIDLNELKLEQYAATAPDITIQETDLAYILFTSGSTGKAKGVSISHKALLNHMNWINDEFTFAKDDRFLQRTSASFDASIWEFWAPLMVGATMVIAPSEINYDLPLFKRTMHDYSITRLQLVPSLLDLLLEHIDGSVSFALKSVFCGGEALKSSTADKTMQAFNCEVINLYGPSECCIDALFWRYERATATDFVPIGYPIDNLQCRVMKEDGCLAEIGETGELQIAGDSVFNGYFGQDALTAKALIHCNTSHLDFYKTGDHVQVLSDGNLMYLERLDNQVKLNGFRIEPDEVSMIILNAGLAEQAKCVVAGGGLSLFIIAPTASEAELTQLLANKLPEYMQPKQLIELEAFPYLSNGKLDTKTLIESALNHTNSDYVKPETEVEVQLAHIWQELLNTSMLIGTTHDFFAIGGHSLLAMKVLNRIQEEFKINISVRVLFQNKTIAELAAHIEPLLLLNSANNEELECMEGGLL; encoded by the coding sequence ATGAATAAAAAAGTATTGGCGTCTCCAATTCAAAACGCGCATTGGATCCAGCTGAACAACAATATGGATAAGTCAATTCAGCTTGGCTCAATTAGTGTTTTACATACGGGTAGCTTAGATATTGAAGCTATCAGTGCATATTTGACCACTTTAGTAGAGCGTTTGGATATTATCCGCACGGCCTATGAGGTCGATGAATTTGGTGGGCTCTGGCAAAATATCAGAGATCTTGATCCGATTGAATTGGTGACAGAGGATTGGCGTGGTTATACAGACGCACAAATAGCACAGCGTAAGTTAGAAAACACTATAATCGGGGAAAAACAATCAAGCGACTTTACCACTCCTTGGTTACGATTAGTCATTGCGCAGCAAAGCAATAGCTACTGGTGCTGCCTTGAAATGAGCGCTCTAAACACAGATAGTTTTACATTGGCTCATCTAATGCAGTTGATTCTTGCCGCTGGTAGCGAGTGTTCCAATGATGCACAGACTTGGCTGCAAAATGAAGTCATCCAGTATGAAGAGCTAGCACCTTGGTTAGCAGATTTCTTGTTAGATGAGGAATTAACAGAAGCTCGTCAATTTTGGGCGAGGGATAAAAGTGTTGCCGCGTTGGTTAATAAATGTACGTTGCAACGATATAAGCATGATGGAAAATCAGAGTACAAATTTGACTATATCAACCTTGGTGATATTCAAGGTGAAATCTCACGTTTTGCTGAACAACACCAAGCGACGAGCGCTGAAGTAGTATGTGCGAGTTTGCGTTTGGCGTTGAAGAAGTTTGCACCAAAGGCCGAACTTGCTAGAATGTTCGATAGCCGTTCTGACAGTGATTTAGCGGATGCTATCGGACCATTGAGTCGGGCTGTGCCTTTATTCCCAGAAGTTGCTGACAATTTTAATGACGCTATACAGAACGAACTTGAATGTAGTGAGCACGGTGTTGATTACGCTGAGTGTTTTGCTAAAAGTCATGATCATGAGTCCGCAGGTTTTAGCTTTATCTTTGATAGCGTAGTTAATTTAGATCTGCCGACACTGCAAATCGAGCAGGTAAAGCACTTAACTGAAGCGTGTAAGTTACAGTTTACTTATATTCAGCAAGAGAGTGAAAGTCGTTTACAACTAACGTATGATAGCGAATATGTTGACGCTCAAGCCGTCACTTATTTACTTAATCAGATAAAAGTGGCGTTAACTAATCATGTTGGTATTGTCACTCAGCATCTTGATGCTACATATCAAGGTTATGGTAAAGTGGTTACTACATCGGGAGTAACGGTATTAGATCACGTTAATAAGGTCGTCGCTGCAGGCAACGGTAGCGTGCTTGAGTTAAATGGTAAGGAAAAAACACTCGCAGATGTTGATTGTGCAGCAAACCAACTGGCGAATTATTTACAACATCAAGGAGTAGGTAAAGGTGATGTCGTTGCGCTATGTCTGGTCCGTTCAGTGGACTTCGTCATTGCGATGTTGGCGACGATGAAAGCGGGTGCAACATATGTTCCTATCGATATTGACCTGCCGCATCAGCGTATCACCGATATGCTTAAAGACGCGCAAGCAAGTACGGTGATAAGTGTTGGTGAGTATGAGGTCACTGGCTGTAAAAACATTGATTTAAATGAGCTCAAGCTCGAGCAGTACGCTGCTACAGCACCGGATATAACTATTCAAGAAACAGATTTAGCATATATTTTATTTACCTCTGGCTCTACAGGAAAGGCCAAGGGAGTAAGTATCAGTCACAAAGCTTTGCTCAATCATATGAACTGGATTAATGATGAATTTACATTTGCAAAAGACGATCGTTTCCTGCAACGAACATCAGCAAGTTTTGATGCATCAATTTGGGAGTTTTGGGCACCGTTGATGGTTGGCGCAACGATGGTTATTGCCCCAAGTGAAATCAATTATGATCTACCACTGTTCAAGCGTACGATGCATGACTATTCGATCACTCGACTACAGCTTGTGCCATCACTATTAGACTTGTTACTTGAACACATTGATGGTTCTGTATCGTTCGCGCTAAAAAGTGTATTTTGTGGCGGTGAGGCATTGAAGAGCTCAACCGCAGATAAAACTATGCAAGCTTTTAATTGTGAAGTTATTAATCTATATGGGCCATCTGAGTGCTGTATTGATGCTTTATTTTGGCGCTATGAGCGTGCGACAGCAACAGATTTTGTGCCTATCGGATACCCAATTGATAACTTACAGTGTCGGGTCATGAAAGAAGATGGTTGTCTTGCCGAAATAGGTGAAACCGGTGAGTTACAAATCGCAGGTGATTCCGTTTTCAATGGTTACTTTGGTCAAGACGCTTTAACGGCGAAAGCACTGATTCATTGTAATACTAGTCACTTGGATTTTTATAAAACCGGTGATCATGTCCAAGTGTTGTCAGACGGTAACTTAATGTACTTAGAGCGTCTTGATAATCAAGTAAAACTTAATGGCTTTAGAATAGAACCTGATGAAGTTTCTATGATTATTTTGAATGCAGGTCTTGCGGAGCAAGCAAAATGTGTTGTTGCTGGAGGTGGACTTTCTCTATTTATTATTGCTCCTACTGCCTCCGAAGCTGAGCTTACGCAATTGTTGGCCAATAAGTTACCTGAATATATGCAGCCAAAACAGCTGATAGAGCTAGAGGCATTCCCCTATTTATCCAACGGTAAGTTAGATACTAAAACTCTAATTGAAAGTGCGTTAAACCATACTAATTCAGACTATGTAAAGCCTGAAACGGAAGTCGAGGTACAGCTTGCTCATATTTGGCAAGAGCTCTTGAATACATCTATGTTGATTGGCACTACGCATGATTTCTTTGCTATCGGAGGACACTCTCTCTTGGCAATGAAAGTACTAAATCGCATTCAAGAAGAGTTCAAAATAAACATTAGTGTTCGAGTGTTATTTCAAAATAAAACAATTGCTGAACTTGCAGCGCACATCGAACCATTACTGCTGTTAAACAGTGCAAATAATGAAGAATTAGAATGTATGGAAGGTGGTTTACTATGA